TGAAGCTGCAAAAATAGTTCAAAATAATGGCACAAATAATAACTTAAATGAAATAGTTGCTAAAACTAATGATTTAGAACATGCATACTACCGTCAAAAATTGCAAGATGATATAAATGCAACATTAACTGAACCTACATATCGTGATAATGGTGCATTTGGTACTTTTGTAACTGAAGAAATTATGAATAGTATAAATGGATTTGGTGTTACAACAGAAGAGTACAAAGCACTAGCGAATAAACTTGAAAAATCTAAAGATTATATTTCTACAATAACAACGGTAGGCGCTTTAAGTGATCTTTTACTTAATTTAGATTATGAAAATCTTCCACTTGATTCCGAAAAACCGAGTTCTCCGAGAGAAAAAATTCATTCAAAAGCTTTAGAATTAACAGCAAAAGCACAAGCATTAAACACTGCATTAACAAATGCAATTAATGATGCAACACCTGAAAATATTCAAGCAAAAGATGAAGCGGATAGATCTGCAACAGAAGATATTGAAAATGCAAAAAATGAATTATTTATACCTGAACTTACTAAACTTCAAGAAACAATTACAAGTGCAGAAGAACTTGGAAACGATTCAACACCAAAAATCCAGACTGCATTAAATGAAGCAAAAGAAGTAATGATCGGAAAAGATAATGCAACTTTCTCAGAAATTTACAAAGCTAATAATGATTTAAAGGCTGCAATCGCTCCATTCCATGAGCTTAAAGCATTCGAAAAAGATCATGCAACTTTATTAACTAATGAAGCATTTGAAAGATATTTATTAACTCCTGTTAAAGAAGTTATTGATAATCCAACTTCAACAAATGAAGATATTGAAGCCGCATTACATAAACTTGAATTAGCTCCTACATATGAAAATGCATACAATAAAATCAATGATTTAAACGGTATACTTTCTAGACTTGACATTCCTCAAATTAGAGAACAAGTAGAAGGTCCATTCATAACACCTCTTATCGATGGTATTAATATGGATTTACAAAACATTTACAATGGAACTGCAACTCCTCAAGATGGTTTAAATTCAAAACTTGAACAAGTTACTACGGTAATAAATGCAATTAAAACAAATGTAATTTATAATCACTTTACTAGTCGATTAGAAGATGTTATTGGTGGTGCTGAAACTGGAGTTCAAGAAAAAGATTTTGATTTAGAAAATTCACTTAGAGAAGCAAAAGAATTAGTAAGCAATATTGATAATGCCAGAATATCTCAAATACAAAACAAAACAAATGAATTAACAAAATTTTATAGAAAAGGACAATTAAGAGATTTTATTACTAAAGTTAAAACTGAAAATGCAGATTTAACAAGTAATTCTGAATTTATGTCTGAAGTAATTGAACCAGCTGAACGTGTTCTTAATGATCCAGGATCAACAACAGAAAACTATAAAGCTGCTCACACAAAAATATTTGAACAATCAAAAGATTTAAGTAAATATAGAACTACAACAATTTAATAGTCTTTAACTAAAAATAAAGAAGTTCAAAACAAAACACATCACAATTTAAACGTGATGTGTTTTAATATTGCTTAAAATTAGAAGTAAAGGTTTAAATTACTTTTCAAAATTGTTTAAAAATTCTTTTAGAATTTTTGCTTTTTTGGCACCAATAACTTCATTGATTTCGGTAATATCAGCAGTAAATATTTTGTTGAAACTTTCAAAATGGTTAAGTAGTTTCTTTTCAGTTTCTTTACCAATACCAGGGATGTTTTGTAGAACTGATTTAGTAGTGCCCGCTACATATTTGAGTCTCATATTGTTTTTTGCATAAGCATCAACACGCTCCTGCATGCCGCTAAAGAAATCATATTCTAATTGTGTAATTGGAATAACAACACCATTAGAATCGAGCAGATTACGTGTTTTATGGTGTTGATTTTTAACTAAACCATATACTTTAACGTTATTTATATTATGTTTTTCTAGTGCTTTTAAACATGCGTTTATTTGCCTTTTAGCACCATCTACAATAAAAATATCATTACTGTTTAGATTGTTAGTGATATTTGGGTTTTCTTCAAGAAAACGAGAGATAGTTAAAAACATATAATGATCATCTGAATGTTTAATCTCATCGATAAATTCTTCGTGATTAAATTTTCTAAAATGATTAAAGTATTCACTGAAATCCTTATAACAAATAGCTACACCAGTTAAATAGTTATTACCTGTGTGAGAGTTATCAAACATATAAATATGATTGATTTTATTACCTTGATTTAAGGTATAGTTTAATCTTAATTGTGTTTCTTTAGTTTGTCTTAATGATGCGATTAATCTTGTACCATTGAGTTTAAAGTTGTTTTCATTATTATCATCTGCTAAATCTATTATGGTTTTATTTTTACCTTTTTTAGGAAAAATAAACATTTTATGAAAAAATGAAGCATCTCAATCGTAATTTTCATACTCACTATTTATGATTATGTTGTTTGGTAAATTATTCTCTAAATAAAAACCACTTAAACAATTATCGATTGTTCACTGTTTACTTTGAGTACTATCTCATAGCATTATTTGATTAAATGAATGTAATAAAGCACCGAAGTGATATCTCAAAACTTGAATACTAAGTACGTCATCATAAAACTTAAATGAAAAAGCATCAATGTTTTTAAAATTAGACAACTCAACTATCTGAGTCTCTTTGATATTCTTAAATACCTCTATTACATCTCGGTATTCCTTAGCAAGTTCATATTGCTGTTTTTCAAAACTAGCTAAATCATCTCTAATTTCAATGAGTTTATTAACGAATTTATTTGTTTTCAGATTTAGAATATCAACTATTTCGTTGAATTTATCTCTTGCTTCTTTTGGACTAAATTTCTCGATTTTTAATCCGTTCCTATAGGTAAAAAAGCGTTGTAAAGTACTTATTAATAACTTTGGTTTTAAATTAGTTGTCAATGGTCCAAAATAATAATTTGAATCATTATTTCAACCTAAGGCATAGGTTTGTTCGATGATTAACATATTATTTCTATCAATCTTGACATGTAAATATATGTTATTTCTTCCGTCTTTAAGTTTGATATTGTATCTAGGAGCATATTTCTTAATTAACTTCTTTTCTAATTGAAATGCATCGCGTTCTGATGCGGTTTCAAAGATTTCAAAATCATTGATTTGTTCAACCATTGAATTAGTTTTATATGAATTAATCGAACCTTGAAAATATTGGTGCATACGATTAAATAAATTCTTTGCTTTACCAATGTAAATTACATTATTATCTTGATCTTTTCAAAGGTAAACACCTGGTTTCTTTGGAACATTTTTAAGTTTATCTAGTACTTTCATAATTTAATTTTACCTTTTTATGAAAAAAGCCTGCATAGCAGACTAATTTAGATCTAATGTTTCATCAATTTTATCTTTAATTGATGTAGCAGTATCTTCGATAGCAATATCAGATAATGGTTTAACTTTTGTTCCAAAGTGTTTGATTGATTTAACACTTTGTGCTCCAAGGAATTTGAATGTACCTTCAAGTCATTCAACGTGTTGACCTCATAAATATCAACCTTCTGGTGCTCCTTGTGTTGCAACAATGATGACATTTAAATTAGTTAATAAACCAATTGCATCACCTTTTTTAGAATATTTATAGCTAAATGTTTTGTTAGCCACAGCAATTGAATCAATAAAGTTTTTAACAATTACACTTGGTCCAAAGTTGATCATTGGCATTGAAATAACAAGTGTATCAATTTCTTTAAGTTTGTTGATTCACATATCTGAATCAATATCATTTCAATATGTTGACATGTTGTTTGCTGTTAAGAAAATTTCAGCATGTTTTGTATTGTTTAAGTTATGTCTCTCAACTTCAAAATCTGAATGATTTTGATATTGAGTTTCAATGTAATTCATAATATTGAATAAGTGAGATTGTTCATTTGGAATAACATTACCATCTAATAAAAGTATTTTTTTCATTTTTCTCCTAATTTTTACAAAATAATTCTACTATTTTTTCTTAGTTTTCTTTAAAAAATCATTTTAATAATAAAAAAATACTACTTTTTTAACTTTTTATGATTGATATTTTAGTCATGAAATCAGTGAATTATGACTAGTTCAATTTAATTAAAAAAGTTATTTTTTAATAAAAAAGTTCATAAATGTTTTAAAATTATAGCGATATTATACTTAGTATAATGTCCAGAATAGGAGAGAAATTATGGCAAAATTTAGACGTGTTTTCATGATCGTTACTGATGGTCTTGGAATCGGACCAGATAAAGACCAAAACAAATTTGGAGACACAGGAGCTAACACAATTAGATCAGCTTCTATGGTTGAAGAATTCAAAATCGATACATGAAAAAAACTTGGGATTGGTAATATAACAGAGTTAAATGGAAATTACCATGTTAAACAACCTTTAGCATACATGGCTAAAGTTCAAGAAGTTTCAAATGCTAAAGATACATTAGCAGGTCACTGAGAAATGATGGGTATTAAAACACTTGTTCCATTCCCTACATTCACAGAAAATGGATTCCCTCAAGAATTAATTGACGAATTATCAAAAGCTTTTGATGGAAGACCAATCGTTGGTAATAAAGCTGCTTCAGGAACAGATATCATCAATGAATTAGCACATGAAGAAAAAGAACGTGGTGCAATCATTGTTTATACATCAATGGATTCAGTTCTTCAAATCTGTGCTCATGAAGAATGAACAGGACTTGACAACCTTTACAAATACGCAAAAGCTGCTCGTGAAATTTGTTCATCACGTCCAGAATGAAACGTAGGTAGAATTATTGCTCGTCCATACATCGGTGAAGAAGGAAACTACACAAGAACATTCAACCGTCATGACTATGCAAACAAACCAAGAGAAATGATTTTAAACGAATTACAAAATGCTGGAGTTGAAGTTATTTCTGTTGGAAAAATCAATGATATTTTCGTAGGTCAAGGAATTACTCGTCACTTACCAAGTGGTAGCGATGCAAAAGGAATGGACATTACAATTGAATTAGCAGAACAAGACGGAGAAAACCAATTTATCTTTACAAACTTAGTTCAATTCGATTCACACTTTGGACACAGAAGAAATGTTCATGGTTATGCACAAAACATCGCTGACTTAGATGTTAAATTAGGAAAATTAATCAACGCAATGCGTGAAGATGATTTATTAATCATGACAAGTGATCACGGAAACGATCCATTATATCCAGGATTCAACCACACAAGAGAATTCTTACCGGCTACAATTTACTCTAAATCATTTAAATCACCTAAAGTATTACCTAACTTCACAGGTCTTGGAACATTAGGAAACATTGTTGCAAGAAACTTCGGAGTTGAAATCATTACAGAAACAGGTGATGATGTATTTGAAAAACTTGTTTAATAAACAGTTTTAGCTAAATAATAAAGGCGGCAGTAATGCTGCTTTTTATATATCTTTGAGACTTATAAAAAGCATTATTCTAACAAAAAACCTTAATTTAATGCCTGATTTCATGCTTTTGAGTATGGTACGGCAAAATAAGGTGAAAAAATGGTAAAATATGATTAGTAAAAAGGAGGGTAACTTACTCAAAAGTTACTTTATTAATATGATGAATAAAAAAACGATAAGAAAGGCAATTTCATTATCAGCCGTTGGAGCACCTATTATTGCTGCAACAACTTTGATATCAGCTGAAGCAACTTCAACTGACGAAATTACTACAAGACAAAATACAATAAATAATATTATTGCAAACACTAAAAAAGAACTAGATAAATATCCGGGATTAGCAGATAGAGCATTCTTTGATAAATATTTAGCAGAAGTTGAAATGATCAACAATAAAGAAGTTTATACAAAGACTCTTGAAGAACAACTAAAAAGCGAAAAAGACTACACAGGAAAAGAAGACGAATTAGCAGCAGATCTTGAAGCTAAATATAAAGAAAAGTTAGAATTAGCTTTTGGTGTTGGTACAATCTTGGAATCTATTGTTCCTTTACAGGCAGTTTATGACGAAATCTCTAATGATTTAGATACTTATGGACCTAACTTTGCTAGTGTTAAACTTTTAAAATCATCTTCAAATAAATATTTAAGTGAATTTAAGAAGACTATTATATTACAAACCGGATTAGGCGTACCATATCGTGTTGATACCAATGCACAAGGCGAAAAAGAATCATCAGCATTAGTAGATGCTAGATATGCACGTGCATTCACAGAACAATTCAAAAACAATGTAAACAAAATTAAATTAGGAGCATCAATTAAAAGAATGCAAACAATTTTATTTGAATCTGATGCTGAAGAGTTTAAAAAATTACAAGACAACAACACAACATCAGAATCTTCAATTACAACTCCAGCATCATTATTAGCAGCATGAGAAGCAGTTGAAGCATTCAAAAATACACAGTTAACTTCAAATATCGATCCATTAAACGCAAGTATGTTCTTAAGCGACAAATATGTTGAATTAAATGTAGACAAAACAAATATTTTAACTTCATTAACTCAATTGTTATATTTAACTAGACTTGCAGAGGACTATACAAAAGGTCTAGAACTTACCGAAGAATACAAAAATGCTTACAACAAAGCTTTAGCTACTTCAGAAGCATTTAAAAATTCTCAAACATTAACTATTAAAGAAGAAGGAAAAGAAGATCAAGTAGTCGAATGAGG
The nucleotide sequence above comes from Mycoplasma sp. Pen4. Encoded proteins:
- a CDS encoding phosphopentomutase, with amino-acid sequence MAKFRRVFMIVTDGLGIGPDKDQNKFGDTGANTIRSASMVEEFKIDTWKKLGIGNITELNGNYHVKQPLAYMAKVQEVSNAKDTLAGHWEMMGIKTLVPFPTFTENGFPQELIDELSKAFDGRPIVGNKAASGTDIINELAHEEKERGAIIVYTSMDSVLQICAHEEWTGLDNLYKYAKAAREICSSRPEWNVGRIIARPYIGEEGNYTRTFNRHDYANKPREMILNELQNAGVEVISVGKINDIFVGQGITRHLPSGSDAKGMDITIELAEQDGENQFIFTNLVQFDSHFGHRRNVHGYAQNIADLDVKLGKLINAMREDDLLIMTSDHGNDPLYPGFNHTREFLPATIYSKSFKSPKVLPNFTGLGTLGNIVARNFGVEIITETGDDVFEKLV
- the uvrC gene encoding excinuclease ABC subunit UvrC, whose protein sequence is MKVLDKLKNVPKKPGVYLWKDQDNNVIYIGKAKNLFNRMHQYFQGSINSYKTNSMVEQINDFEIFETASERDAFQLEKKLIKKYAPRYNIKLKDGRNNIYLHVKIDRNNMLIIEQTYALGWNNDSNYYFGPLTTNLKPKLLISTLQRFFTYRNGLKIEKFSPKEARDKFNEIVDILNLKTNKFVNKLIEIRDDLASFEKQQYELAKEYRDVIEVFKNIKETQIVELSNFKNIDAFSFKFYDDVLSIQVLRYHFGALLHSFNQIMLWDSTQSKQWTIDNCLSGFYLENNLPNNIIINSEYENYDWDASFFHKMFIFPKKGKNKTIIDLADDNNENNFKLNGTRLIASLRQTKETQLRLNYTLNQGNKINHIYMFDNSHTGNNYLTGVAICYKDFSEYFNHFRKFNHEEFIDEIKHSDDHYMFLTISRFLEENPNITNNLNSNDIFIVDGAKRQINACLKALEKHNINNVKVYGLVKNQHHKTRNLLDSNGVVIPITQLEYDFFSGMQERVDAYAKNNMRLKYVAGTTKSVLQNIPGIGKETEKKLLNHFESFNKIFTADITEINEVIGAKKAKILKEFLNNFEK
- a CDS encoding FMN-dependent NADH-azoreductase; amino-acid sequence: MKKILLLDGNVIPNEQSHLFNIMNYIETQYQNHSDFEVERHNLNNTKHAEIFLTANNMSTYWNDIDSDMWINKLKEIDTLVISMPMINFGPSVIVKNFIDSIAVANKTFSYKYSKKGDAIGLLTNLNVIIVATQGAPEGWYLWGQHVEWLEGTFKFLGAQSVKSIKHFGTKVKPLSDIAIEDTATSIKDKIDETLDLN